In Drosophila simulans strain w501 chromosome 3R, Prin_Dsim_3.1, whole genome shotgun sequence, a single window of DNA contains:
- the LOC6730241 gene encoding prolyl 4-hydroxylase subunit alpha-2 isoform X3, whose amino-acid sequence MISRSMGQSEDTQPRFARSVVNMDDLLNMEDYLVSKLEGYTEKLFQKAKTIRWGIEQMREQLEQRKMEPSSDLFNRYSFIRHMQADWLMWKRYLDKPVIRDELNYRKVENLKMPQGLDLFDASEAIRRMQATYGMLSNDIAKGFLDGVQYNSTLAPIDCLAMGRHLMNQSRWTISEQWILAGIKAHDRKGPQTEMMLLRGPTKAELFRTLGKVRFEMRNTEGAVKAYEDALKQSPHDQEIFQEYQHLKKVLTLSLSEPIREEPNDDNEEMELPHCCSGRCERPQKLKRLYCVYNCITAPFLRLAPIKTEILSVDPFVILLHDMVSPTEGALIRSSSKNQILPSETVNAANEFEVAKFRTSKSVWFDSDANEATLKLTQRLGEATGLDMKHSEPFQVINYGIGGVFESHFDTSLADEDRFVNGYIDRLATTLFYLNDVPQGGATHFPGLNITVFPKFGTVLMWYNLHTEGLLHVRTMHTGCPVIVGSKWVVSKWIDDKGQEFRRPCLRSHLDSKYLSSIEKIIV is encoded by the exons ATGATAAG tCGAAGCATGGGTCAAAGTGAGGATACCCAGCCTCGCTTTGCAAGATCTGTGGTGAATATGGATGACCTTCTGAACATGGAAGATTATTTGGTCTCTAAATTGGAAGGCTACACCGAAAAATTGTTCCAGAAAGCCAAAACCATTAGATG GGGAATTGAACAGATGAGGGAACAGCTCGAACAGAGAAAAATGGAGCCGTCCTCCGATTTATTTAACAGGTACTCCTTCATTCGTCACATGCAGGCGGATTGGTTGATGTGGAAACGATATTTAGATAAACCCGTGATTCGTG ATGAGTTGAATTATAGAAAGGTGGAAAATTTGAAGATGCCTCAGGGACTTGACTTGTTTGACGCATCTGAAGCTATAAGAAGAATGCAAGCCACTTACGGGATGTTATCCAATGACATAGCCAAGGGTTTCCTAGATGGAGTTCAGTACAA TTCAACACTGGCACCCATTGATTGCCTTGCAATGGGCCGACACTTAATGAATCAATCGCGATGGACAATTTCCGAACAATGGATTCTGGCAGGGATTAAAGCACATGATCGGAAAGGTCCTCAAACAGAAATGATGTTACTGAGGGGACCGACAAAAGCTGAACTCTTTAGAACACTGGGTAAAGTGCGGTTCGAAATGA GAAATACAGAAGGAGCCGTGAAAGCTTATGAAGATGCTCTCAAGCAATCGCCCCATGATCAGGAAATATTCCAAGAGTATCAACACTTAAAGAAAGTTCTTACATTATCGCTAAGTGAACCGATCCGAGAGGAACCCAATGATGACAACGAAGAAATGGAGCTGCCGCACTGCTGCAGTGGTCGTTGTGAAAGGCCCCAAAAACTCAAGAGACTATATTGTGTGTATAATTGTATAACTGCTCCTTTTCTGCGACTGGCCCCCATCAAAACGGAGATTCTCTCGGTTGACCCCTTCGTGATTCTTCTACACGACATGGTCTCCCCCACGGAGGGTGCTCTTATAAGATCTTCCAGTAAAAATCAGATTCTTCCTTCCGAAACAGTCAACGCCGCAAACGAGTTTGAAGTCGCCAAGTTCCGCACTTCAAAGTCAGTTTGGTTTGACAGTGATGCCAATGAGGCGACTTTAAAGCTTACTCAACGTTTGGGTGAAGCAACTGGCTTAGATATGAAACATTCCGAGCCTTTTCAGGTCATCAACTATGGAATTGGAGGCGTCTTTGAAAGCCATTTTGACACGTCCCTCGCGGACGAGGATCGATTCGTTAACGGATATATTGACCGACTCGCTACAACACTTTTTTAT CTAAATGATGTGCCACAAGGCGGGGCCACCCATTTTCCTGGTCTAAATATCACTGTCTTTCCAAAGTTTGGAACTGTTCTCATGTGGTACAATCTGCACACGGAGGGTTTGCTGCATGTCCGAACCATGCACACCGGCTGCCCAGTTATTGTGGGCTCCAAATGGG TTGTCAGCAAGTGGATAGACGACAAAGGTCAAGAGTTCAGAAGGCCCTGCCTTAGATCGCACTTAGattcaaaatatttgtcatCAATAGAGAAGATTATTGTCTAG
- the LOC6730241 gene encoding prolyl 4-hydroxylase subunit alpha-2 isoform X2, whose translation MPVLKHLFVVIFFLSRSMGQSEDTQPRFARSVVNMDDLLNMEDYLVSKLEGYTEKLFQKAKTIRWGIEQMREQLEQRKMEPSSDLFNRYSFIRHMQADWLMWKRYLDKPVIHELNYRKVENLKMPQGLDLFDASEAIRRMQATYGMLSNDIAKGFLDGVQYNSTLAPIDCLAMGRHLMNQSRWTISEQWILAGIKAHDRKGPQTEMMLLRGPTKAELFRTLGKVRFEMRNTEGAVKAYEDALKQSPHDQEIFQEYQHLKKVLTLSLSEPIREEPNDDNEEMELPHCCSGRCERPQKLKRLYCVYNCITAPFLRLAPIKTEILSVDPFVILLHDMVSPTEGALIRSSSKNQILPSETVNAANEFEVAKFRTSKSVWFDSDANEATLKLTQRLGEATGLDMKHSEPFQVINYGIGGVFESHFDTSLADEDRFVNGYIDRLATTLFYLNDVPQGGATHFPGLNITVFPKFGTVLMWYNLHTEGLLHVRTMHTGCPVIVGSKWVVSKWIDDKGQEFRRPCLRSHLDSKYLSSIEKIIV comes from the exons ATGCCGGTTCtcaaacatttatttgtggttatatttttcttaagtCGAAGCATGGGTCAAAGTGAGGATACCCAGCCTCGCTTTGCAAGATCTGTGGTGAATATGGATGACCTTCTGAACATGGAAGATTATTTGGTCTCTAAATTGGAAGGCTACACCGAAAAATTGTTCCAGAAAGCCAAAACCATTAGATG GGGAATTGAACAGATGAGGGAACAGCTCGAACAGAGAAAAATGGAGCCGTCCTCCGATTTATTTAACAGGTACTCCTTCATTCGTCACATGCAGGCGGATTGGTTGATGTGGAAACGATATTTAGATAAACCCGTGATTC ATGAGTTGAATTATAGAAAGGTGGAAAATTTGAAGATGCCTCAGGGACTTGACTTGTTTGACGCATCTGAAGCTATAAGAAGAATGCAAGCCACTTACGGGATGTTATCCAATGACATAGCCAAGGGTTTCCTAGATGGAGTTCAGTACAA TTCAACACTGGCACCCATTGATTGCCTTGCAATGGGCCGACACTTAATGAATCAATCGCGATGGACAATTTCCGAACAATGGATTCTGGCAGGGATTAAAGCACATGATCGGAAAGGTCCTCAAACAGAAATGATGTTACTGAGGGGACCGACAAAAGCTGAACTCTTTAGAACACTGGGTAAAGTGCGGTTCGAAATGA GAAATACAGAAGGAGCCGTGAAAGCTTATGAAGATGCTCTCAAGCAATCGCCCCATGATCAGGAAATATTCCAAGAGTATCAACACTTAAAGAAAGTTCTTACATTATCGCTAAGTGAACCGATCCGAGAGGAACCCAATGATGACAACGAAGAAATGGAGCTGCCGCACTGCTGCAGTGGTCGTTGTGAAAGGCCCCAAAAACTCAAGAGACTATATTGTGTGTATAATTGTATAACTGCTCCTTTTCTGCGACTGGCCCCCATCAAAACGGAGATTCTCTCGGTTGACCCCTTCGTGATTCTTCTACACGACATGGTCTCCCCCACGGAGGGTGCTCTTATAAGATCTTCCAGTAAAAATCAGATTCTTCCTTCCGAAACAGTCAACGCCGCAAACGAGTTTGAAGTCGCCAAGTTCCGCACTTCAAAGTCAGTTTGGTTTGACAGTGATGCCAATGAGGCGACTTTAAAGCTTACTCAACGTTTGGGTGAAGCAACTGGCTTAGATATGAAACATTCCGAGCCTTTTCAGGTCATCAACTATGGAATTGGAGGCGTCTTTGAAAGCCATTTTGACACGTCCCTCGCGGACGAGGATCGATTCGTTAACGGATATATTGACCGACTCGCTACAACACTTTTTTAT CTAAATGATGTGCCACAAGGCGGGGCCACCCATTTTCCTGGTCTAAATATCACTGTCTTTCCAAAGTTTGGAACTGTTCTCATGTGGTACAATCTGCACACGGAGGGTTTGCTGCATGTCCGAACCATGCACACCGGCTGCCCAGTTATTGTGGGCTCCAAATGGG TTGTCAGCAAGTGGATAGACGACAAAGGTCAAGAGTTCAGAAGGCCCTGCCTTAGATCGCACTTAGattcaaaatatttgtcatCAATAGAGAAGATTATTGTCTAG
- the LOC6730241 gene encoding prolyl 4-hydroxylase subunit alpha-2 isoform X1, with amino-acid sequence MPVLKHLFVVIFFLSRSMGQSEDTQPRFARSVVNMDDLLNMEDYLVSKLEGYTEKLFQKAKTIRWGIEQMREQLEQRKMEPSSDLFNRYSFIRHMQADWLMWKRYLDKPVIRDELNYRKVENLKMPQGLDLFDASEAIRRMQATYGMLSNDIAKGFLDGVQYNSTLAPIDCLAMGRHLMNQSRWTISEQWILAGIKAHDRKGPQTEMMLLRGPTKAELFRTLGKVRFEMRNTEGAVKAYEDALKQSPHDQEIFQEYQHLKKVLTLSLSEPIREEPNDDNEEMELPHCCSGRCERPQKLKRLYCVYNCITAPFLRLAPIKTEILSVDPFVILLHDMVSPTEGALIRSSSKNQILPSETVNAANEFEVAKFRTSKSVWFDSDANEATLKLTQRLGEATGLDMKHSEPFQVINYGIGGVFESHFDTSLADEDRFVNGYIDRLATTLFYLNDVPQGGATHFPGLNITVFPKFGTVLMWYNLHTEGLLHVRTMHTGCPVIVGSKWVVSKWIDDKGQEFRRPCLRSHLDSKYLSSIEKIIV; translated from the exons ATGCCGGTTCtcaaacatttatttgtggttatatttttcttaagtCGAAGCATGGGTCAAAGTGAGGATACCCAGCCTCGCTTTGCAAGATCTGTGGTGAATATGGATGACCTTCTGAACATGGAAGATTATTTGGTCTCTAAATTGGAAGGCTACACCGAAAAATTGTTCCAGAAAGCCAAAACCATTAGATG GGGAATTGAACAGATGAGGGAACAGCTCGAACAGAGAAAAATGGAGCCGTCCTCCGATTTATTTAACAGGTACTCCTTCATTCGTCACATGCAGGCGGATTGGTTGATGTGGAAACGATATTTAGATAAACCCGTGATTCGTG ATGAGTTGAATTATAGAAAGGTGGAAAATTTGAAGATGCCTCAGGGACTTGACTTGTTTGACGCATCTGAAGCTATAAGAAGAATGCAAGCCACTTACGGGATGTTATCCAATGACATAGCCAAGGGTTTCCTAGATGGAGTTCAGTACAA TTCAACACTGGCACCCATTGATTGCCTTGCAATGGGCCGACACTTAATGAATCAATCGCGATGGACAATTTCCGAACAATGGATTCTGGCAGGGATTAAAGCACATGATCGGAAAGGTCCTCAAACAGAAATGATGTTACTGAGGGGACCGACAAAAGCTGAACTCTTTAGAACACTGGGTAAAGTGCGGTTCGAAATGA GAAATACAGAAGGAGCCGTGAAAGCTTATGAAGATGCTCTCAAGCAATCGCCCCATGATCAGGAAATATTCCAAGAGTATCAACACTTAAAGAAAGTTCTTACATTATCGCTAAGTGAACCGATCCGAGAGGAACCCAATGATGACAACGAAGAAATGGAGCTGCCGCACTGCTGCAGTGGTCGTTGTGAAAGGCCCCAAAAACTCAAGAGACTATATTGTGTGTATAATTGTATAACTGCTCCTTTTCTGCGACTGGCCCCCATCAAAACGGAGATTCTCTCGGTTGACCCCTTCGTGATTCTTCTACACGACATGGTCTCCCCCACGGAGGGTGCTCTTATAAGATCTTCCAGTAAAAATCAGATTCTTCCTTCCGAAACAGTCAACGCCGCAAACGAGTTTGAAGTCGCCAAGTTCCGCACTTCAAAGTCAGTTTGGTTTGACAGTGATGCCAATGAGGCGACTTTAAAGCTTACTCAACGTTTGGGTGAAGCAACTGGCTTAGATATGAAACATTCCGAGCCTTTTCAGGTCATCAACTATGGAATTGGAGGCGTCTTTGAAAGCCATTTTGACACGTCCCTCGCGGACGAGGATCGATTCGTTAACGGATATATTGACCGACTCGCTACAACACTTTTTTAT CTAAATGATGTGCCACAAGGCGGGGCCACCCATTTTCCTGGTCTAAATATCACTGTCTTTCCAAAGTTTGGAACTGTTCTCATGTGGTACAATCTGCACACGGAGGGTTTGCTGCATGTCCGAACCATGCACACCGGCTGCCCAGTTATTGTGGGCTCCAAATGGG TTGTCAGCAAGTGGATAGACGACAAAGGTCAAGAGTTCAGAAGGCCCTGCCTTAGATCGCACTTAGattcaaaatatttgtcatCAATAGAGAAGATTATTGTCTAG
- the LOC6730238 gene encoding LOW QUALITY PROTEIN: prolyl 4-hydroxylase subunit alpha-1 (The sequence of the model RefSeq protein was modified relative to this genomic sequence to represent the inferred CDS: inserted 1 base in 1 codon), with product MYYFSTTVMWSALGFSALLVFLILPKWACATKMKAYLDLDTRFKTQLQGYSEDLQDHISTLNRYIDDRKSELANVGKDREVYLGNPLNSFSLLHHLHFDWPAWRKLMEKPLATEYISEIQEMRSEMPTKDEYTNSIKAAMDFHKNETQGNFELSPLESLQIALHAYDKKNYTDAENWLNVTLNGYKNLSLQEKDLYKVLSPVIKVYKETNAAAMIARTHFRYFSNHQMKXVVMKSACILLVGLTMVDLSYSNAENRHSLSKFKLINILKIQENAVKYLENYIHALETKLKIIDEVLFDLATYHIQFERDKLAIASSPVASYSLIHHMQSDWTHWQLFLQEDPGKDELASLMSVKEYLPTKNDISEVCQGISKILNAYQMPPQDIANGVILGTQTKNLMSLSDCVALSDYSREIKDYNESKEWLKVAISMLDSSTYRDPIDPSLNFNAADLYLKLAEVYVKQQNWPLALETVEFALKSNPRNAQLVRMQKRLSYHILLDPPKSMELNVESNKYRLRKNASLYCFYDTKIRTFYSLLAPIKAEVLFIDPLVTLYHE from the exons atgtattatttttctaCTACAGTCATGTGGAGCGCTCTTGGATTTTCGgctcttttggtttttttgattttaccCAAATGGGCCTGCGCTACAAAGATGAAAGCCTATTTAGATCTCGATACCCGATTCAAGACGCAATTACAAGGCTACTCGGAAGACCTTCAGGATCACATTAGTACCTTAAATCG TTATATAGATGATCGAAAATCTGAGCTAGCTAATGTGGGAAAAGATCGTGAAGTGTATCTAGGCAATCCTCTTAATAGCTTCTCTTTATTACACCACTTGCATTTTGATTGGCCAGCTTGGAGAAAGCTAATGGAAAAGCCCTTAGCCACAG AGTATATATCCGAGATTCAAGAGATGAGGAGCGAGATGCCAACGAAAGATGAATATACGAATTCCATTAAAGCTGCAATGGATTTCCATAAGAACGAAACTCAGGGAAATTTTGAACTTAG TCCTTTGGAGTCCCTGCAAATCGCTCTGCATGCATACGACAAGAAAAACTATACGGATGCTGAGAACTGGCTAAATGTCACCTTAAATGGTTATAAAAACCTGAGTCTCCAAGAAAAGGATCTCTATAAAGTTCTAAGCCCTGTTA TTAAGGTTTATAAGGaaacaaatgcagcagcaatgATTGCTAGAACACATTTCAGGTATTTCAGCAATCATCAGATGA TTGTGGTCATGAAGTCCGCCTGTATACTTTTAGTTGGACTAACCATGGTGGACTTGTCTTATTCAAACGCTGAAAATCGGCATTCTttatcaaaattcaaattgataaATATCTTAAAGATTCAAGAAAATGCAgtgaaatatttagaaaactATATACACGCGCTGGAAACGAAGTTGAAAATAATCGACGA AGTCCTTTTCGACTTGGCCACATATCATATTCAGTTTGAACGAGACAAGTTGGCCATTGCATCTAGTCCAGTGGCGAGTTACTCATTAATCCATCATATGCAATCGGACTGGACACACTGGCAGCTCTTCCTACAGGAAGATCCAGGAAAAG ATGAACTGGCATCTCTAATGTCTGTCAAGGAGTACTTACCTACCAAAAATGATATCTCAGAAGTATGCCAAGGcatttccaaaatattaaacgCCTATCAAATGCCTCCGCAAGATATCGCAAATGGTGTAATCTTAGGCACTCAGACTAA GAACTTGATGTCTCTCAGCGATTGCGTTGCGTTGTCGGATTACAGTAGGGAAATAAAAGACTATAACGAGTCCAAGGAGTGGCTAAAGGTGGCTATATCCATGTTAGATAGTTCAACTTATCGGGATCCAATTGATCCGTCTCTGAACTTTAATGCTGCTGATTTATACTTGAAACTAGCTGAAGTCTATGTGAAACAGC AAAATTGGCCTCTGGCGCTCGAAACTGTTGAGTTTGCTCTAAAGTCAAATCCACGCAATGCACAGTTGGTCAGGATGCAAAAGCGTTTGAGCTATCATATTCTGCTCGATCCGCCCAAAAGCATGGAATTAAATGtggaaagtaataaatataGGCTCCGAAAAAACGCAAGTCTCTACTGCTTCTATGATACCAAAATAAGAACTTTCTATTCTCTGCTCGCACCAATCAAAGCGGAAGTGCTCTTTATTGATCCATTGGTGACACTTTACCACGAATAA
- the LOC6730240 gene encoding prolyl 4-hydroxylase subunit alpha-1 isoform X2 → MLFWRLVLLGMLFLSLSFGQLRENDAQQRFSRSVVNMDDMLNLEDDLVTNVEKLAEALSRKAKTIKWGVFKMMKRRQEYKSSRKLFANPIDTFSLIRHMQSDWLMWLKYLEMPVGQELAVLNSRMPLLPKYFDFIDAAEGIRKMQATYQMFSADIANGLLDGVQYNSSLKPIDCLAIGLHLMNNSRWYAAEQWISVSIEAYDQKSSQTEMELLRGPKMADLCRILGQVQMKQRNHEGALQAYQVALKLSPHDPEIYEEYRILEKRDLTLSDIEPMAQDEDNSHERLVLPPCCSGRCAVPRNLSSLYCVYNHVTSPFLQLAPIKTEILSVDPFVLLLHDMISQKESTLIRNSSKEHMLPSATTDPDSSDTETQVDTYRTSKSVWYSSDFNDTTKKITERLGDATGLDTNFTEFYQVINYGLGGFFETHLDMLLSEKNRFNGTRDRIATTLFYLNEVRQGGGTYFPRINLTVFPQPGSALFWYNLDTNGNDHMGSLHTGCPVIVGSKWVMSKWINDMGQEFTRPCIDSSSSSKEVLSAERLII, encoded by the exons ATGCTGTTCTGGAGATTGGTGCTCCTGGGAATGCTATTTCTGTCCCTAAGTTTTGGCCAGTTGCGGGAGAACGATGCCCAACAGCGCTTTTCACGATCTGTGGTGAATATGGATGATATGTTGAACTTAGAGGACGATCTTGTCACAAATGTGGAAAAGCTGGCAGAAGCGCTCTCCCGAAAAGCCAAAACCATCAAATG GGGTGTCTTCAAGATGATGAAAAGGCGACAGGAGTATAAGTCGTCTaggaaactttttgccaatCCGATTGACACCTTTTCCCTCATTCGTCACATGCAGTCGGACTGGTTGATGTGGCTAAAGTACTTGGAAATGCCTGTTGGCCAAG AATTGGCCGTTCTGAACTCAAGGATGCCTTTATTGCCAAAGTACTTTGACTTTATAGATGCCGCTGAAGGAATTCGAAAAATGCAGGCTACATACCAGATGTTTTCCGCAGATATAGCCAATGGCTTACTTGATGGAGTGCAATACAA cTCTTCCCTAAAACCGATCGATTGCCTCGCAATTGGTCTTCATCTGATGAATAACTCTCGTTGGTATGCTGCCGAGCAATGGATAAGTGTTAGCATTGAAGCCTATGATCAGAAAAGTTCTCAGACCGAGATGGAGTTATTGAGGGGACCAAAAATGGCTGACCTGTGCAGAATACTGGGTCAAGTTCAAATGAAGCAGA GAAATCATGAGGGTGCTCTTCAAGCCTATCAGGTTGCCCTTAAACTCTCGCCTCATGACCCAGAAATATATGAGGAGTATCGGATCCTGGAAAAAAGGGATCTTACGTTGTCAGATATCGAACCGATGGCGCAGGATGAGGACAACTCCCACGAAAGATTGGTTCTTCCGCCCTGTTGCAGTGGACGCTGTGCAGTTCCCCGAAATCTGAGTAGTCTATATTGTGTATATAACCATGTAACCTCCCCATTTCTGCAACTGGCCCCTATCAAAACGGAGATTCTCTCGGTTGATCCCTTCGTACTGCTCCTCCATGATATGATCTCCCAAAAGGAGAGTACTCTCATCAGAAATTCGAGCAAGGAACACATGTTGCCGTCCGCCACAACAGACCCAGATTCATCCGATACCGAAACTCAAGTCGACACATACCGCACCTCAAAGTCTGTTTGGTATAGCAGTGACTTCAACGATACGACCAAAAAGATAACCGAGCGCTTGGGAGATGCGACTGGACTGGACACGAACTTTACGGAGTTCTATCAGGTCATCAACTATGGGCTAGGGGGTTTCTTTGAGACGCATTTGGACATGTTGCTGTCGGAGAAAAACAGGTTCAATGGAACCAGAGATCGTATTGCCACCACACTGTTCTAT CTTAATGAAGTTCGCCAGGGCGGCGGCACGTACTTCCCTCGAATAAATCTCACGGTATTCCCACAGCCAGGATCGGCCCTCTTCTGGTATAACTTGGACACGAATGGTAACGATCACATGGGCTCCCTGCACACCGGCTGCCCAGTCATCGTGGGTTCCAAATGGG TTATGAGCAAGTGGATAAACGATATGGGACAGGAGTTTACAAGGCCCTGTATCGATTCAAGTTCAAGCTCAAAAGAGGTTTTATCAGCTGAGCGGcttataatttga
- the LOC6730240 gene encoding prolyl 4-hydroxylase subunit alpha-1 isoform X1 codes for MLFWRLVLLGMLFLSLSFGQLRENDAQQRFSRSVVNMDDMLNLEDDLVTNVEKLAEALSRKAKTIKWGVFKMMKRRQEYKSSRKLFANPIDTFSLIRHMQSDWLMWLKYLEMPVGQEELAVLNSRMPLLPKYFDFIDAAEGIRKMQATYQMFSADIANGLLDGVQYNSSLKPIDCLAIGLHLMNNSRWYAAEQWISVSIEAYDQKSSQTEMELLRGPKMADLCRILGQVQMKQRNHEGALQAYQVALKLSPHDPEIYEEYRILEKRDLTLSDIEPMAQDEDNSHERLVLPPCCSGRCAVPRNLSSLYCVYNHVTSPFLQLAPIKTEILSVDPFVLLLHDMISQKESTLIRNSSKEHMLPSATTDPDSSDTETQVDTYRTSKSVWYSSDFNDTTKKITERLGDATGLDTNFTEFYQVINYGLGGFFETHLDMLLSEKNRFNGTRDRIATTLFYLNEVRQGGGTYFPRINLTVFPQPGSALFWYNLDTNGNDHMGSLHTGCPVIVGSKWVMSKWINDMGQEFTRPCIDSSSSSKEVLSAERLII; via the exons ATGCTGTTCTGGAGATTGGTGCTCCTGGGAATGCTATTTCTGTCCCTAAGTTTTGGCCAGTTGCGGGAGAACGATGCCCAACAGCGCTTTTCACGATCTGTGGTGAATATGGATGATATGTTGAACTTAGAGGACGATCTTGTCACAAATGTGGAAAAGCTGGCAGAAGCGCTCTCCCGAAAAGCCAAAACCATCAAATG GGGTGTCTTCAAGATGATGAAAAGGCGACAGGAGTATAAGTCGTCTaggaaactttttgccaatCCGATTGACACCTTTTCCCTCATTCGTCACATGCAGTCGGACTGGTTGATGTGGCTAAAGTACTTGGAAATGCCTGTTGGCCAAG AAGAATTGGCCGTTCTGAACTCAAGGATGCCTTTATTGCCAAAGTACTTTGACTTTATAGATGCCGCTGAAGGAATTCGAAAAATGCAGGCTACATACCAGATGTTTTCCGCAGATATAGCCAATGGCTTACTTGATGGAGTGCAATACAA cTCTTCCCTAAAACCGATCGATTGCCTCGCAATTGGTCTTCATCTGATGAATAACTCTCGTTGGTATGCTGCCGAGCAATGGATAAGTGTTAGCATTGAAGCCTATGATCAGAAAAGTTCTCAGACCGAGATGGAGTTATTGAGGGGACCAAAAATGGCTGACCTGTGCAGAATACTGGGTCAAGTTCAAATGAAGCAGA GAAATCATGAGGGTGCTCTTCAAGCCTATCAGGTTGCCCTTAAACTCTCGCCTCATGACCCAGAAATATATGAGGAGTATCGGATCCTGGAAAAAAGGGATCTTACGTTGTCAGATATCGAACCGATGGCGCAGGATGAGGACAACTCCCACGAAAGATTGGTTCTTCCGCCCTGTTGCAGTGGACGCTGTGCAGTTCCCCGAAATCTGAGTAGTCTATATTGTGTATATAACCATGTAACCTCCCCATTTCTGCAACTGGCCCCTATCAAAACGGAGATTCTCTCGGTTGATCCCTTCGTACTGCTCCTCCATGATATGATCTCCCAAAAGGAGAGTACTCTCATCAGAAATTCGAGCAAGGAACACATGTTGCCGTCCGCCACAACAGACCCAGATTCATCCGATACCGAAACTCAAGTCGACACATACCGCACCTCAAAGTCTGTTTGGTATAGCAGTGACTTCAACGATACGACCAAAAAGATAACCGAGCGCTTGGGAGATGCGACTGGACTGGACACGAACTTTACGGAGTTCTATCAGGTCATCAACTATGGGCTAGGGGGTTTCTTTGAGACGCATTTGGACATGTTGCTGTCGGAGAAAAACAGGTTCAATGGAACCAGAGATCGTATTGCCACCACACTGTTCTAT CTTAATGAAGTTCGCCAGGGCGGCGGCACGTACTTCCCTCGAATAAATCTCACGGTATTCCCACAGCCAGGATCGGCCCTCTTCTGGTATAACTTGGACACGAATGGTAACGATCACATGGGCTCCCTGCACACCGGCTGCCCAGTCATCGTGGGTTCCAAATGGG TTATGAGCAAGTGGATAAACGATATGGGACAGGAGTTTACAAGGCCCTGTATCGATTCAAGTTCAAGCTCAAAAGAGGTTTTATCAGCTGAGCGGcttataatttga